From the Vibrio metoecus genome, one window contains:
- a CDS encoding TusE/DsrC/DsvC family sulfur relay protein — protein MLEYHGQTIETDAQGYLLDYTQWEEGMITLLAEQEGIELSDAHLEVVHFVRKFYEEFKTSPAIRMLVKAMEKEHGPEKGNSKYLFKLFPKGPAKQATKLAGLPKPAKCL, from the coding sequence ATGCTTGAATATCACGGCCAAACGATTGAAACCGATGCCCAAGGCTACCTTTTGGACTACACACAATGGGAAGAAGGCATGATTACCTTGCTCGCTGAGCAGGAAGGGATTGAGTTGAGCGATGCCCATTTAGAAGTGGTTCACTTTGTTCGCAAGTTCTATGAAGAATTTAAGACATCTCCCGCGATTCGGATGCTCGTGAAAGCAATGGAAAAAGAGCATGGACCAGAGAAAGGCAACAGCAAGTATCTGTTTAAATTGTTCCCCAAAGGGCCAGCGAAACAAGCCACTAAGCTTGCAGGCTTACCAAAACCTGCAAAGTGTTTATAA
- a CDS encoding response regulator, with translation MSMEDLTQCTILIVDDSPDNIAFMSQGLAQFYRIKAARSGKVALDILAQHPIDLVLLDIVMPEMSGYEVIHQIKQNPKTQHIPVIFLTGKSHPEDEQLGFELGAVDYVFKPVSIPLLKSRVRTHLQNKLSKDILLNQNDYLETEVLRRSGDLDRMQDAVVFALASLAETRDPETGNHLLRTQHYVKVLAERLACLEKYRDTLTPRVIDTYFKAAPLHDIGKVGIPDNILLKPGKLTESEFTIMRNHALLGKLALEKAEKLSGACTELIRVAKEIVIGHHEKWDGSGYPMGLRGEAIPLSARLMALADVYDALICRRVYKEPMSHEQAKAIILQGSGTHFDPMVIDAFLAEEQSFIAIAQKFADEASEIKSIVPAQVASG, from the coding sequence ATGTCAATGGAAGATTTGACCCAATGCACAATACTGATTGTCGATGACTCTCCCGACAATATCGCTTTTATGTCACAAGGCTTGGCGCAGTTTTATCGCATTAAAGCCGCACGCTCAGGTAAGGTTGCGTTAGATATATTGGCTCAACACCCGATCGATTTAGTGTTGTTGGATATTGTGATGCCCGAGATGTCGGGGTATGAAGTCATCCACCAAATCAAACAGAACCCGAAAACACAGCATATTCCGGTCATTTTCCTCACCGGGAAAAGCCATCCGGAAGATGAACAACTCGGTTTCGAACTTGGCGCAGTAGACTACGTTTTTAAGCCCGTTAGCATCCCTCTGCTCAAATCACGCGTGCGAACTCATCTACAGAACAAGCTTTCCAAAGATATTCTGCTCAATCAAAACGATTATCTGGAAACCGAAGTGTTACGTCGCTCTGGCGACTTAGATCGCATGCAGGATGCGGTGGTATTTGCTCTAGCAAGCCTAGCGGAAACACGCGATCCTGAAACGGGAAATCATCTTTTGCGTACGCAGCACTATGTTAAGGTGCTGGCAGAACGTTTGGCATGTTTAGAAAAATACCGAGACACACTCACTCCGAGGGTCATTGATACTTACTTTAAAGCCGCTCCCTTGCACGATATTGGCAAAGTTGGCATTCCTGACAACATACTGCTCAAACCAGGAAAGCTCACTGAGAGTGAGTTCACCATCATGCGTAATCACGCACTGCTAGGTAAACTTGCGCTAGAGAAAGCAGAAAAGCTCTCTGGGGCTTGTACCGAACTGATCAGGGTTGCTAAAGAGATCGTCATCGGTCATCACGAAAAATGGGATGGTTCGGGGTATCCAATGGGATTAAGAGGAGAAGCCATTCCACTCAGTGCACGTTTAATGGCGCTTGCCGATGTGTATGATGCTTTGATTTGTCGCCGCGTCTACAAAGAACCGATGAGCCATGAACAAGCGAAAGCCATCATTCTGCAAGGCAGCGGAACTCACTTTGACCCTATGGTCATCGACGCTTTTTTAGCCGAAGAACAGAGCTTCATCGCTATCGCACAGAAATTTGCCGATGAAGCTTCTGAAATAAAATCTATCGTGCCGGCTCAAGTAGCATCTGGCTGA
- a CDS encoding Bax inhibitor-1/YccA family protein, whose product MNTPMFTRTSSLERTLETNKVLKNTYFLLSMTLVTSAIAAMATMAIGISPIVALVMQLAAIGVLFFVMPKAINSSSGVVWTFVFTGLMGGALGPMLNFYAAMPNGPIVIAQALGLTGMVFLGLSAYTITSKKDFSFMRNFLFAGLIIVIVSSLINIFVGSSVAHLAISSASALLFSGFILFDTSRIVRGEETNYISATISMYLNILNLFTSLLSILGIMNDD is encoded by the coding sequence ATGAATACGCCAATGTTTACCAGAACTTCTAGCTTGGAACGTACTCTCGAAACCAACAAGGTTTTGAAGAATACCTACTTCCTGCTTTCCATGACTCTTGTCACTAGTGCTATCGCAGCCATGGCGACAATGGCTATCGGCATCTCTCCTATCGTCGCTTTGGTGATGCAGTTGGCTGCGATTGGTGTGTTGTTTTTTGTTATGCCTAAAGCCATTAACTCTTCATCTGGTGTGGTATGGACATTTGTCTTTACTGGATTGATGGGTGGTGCACTTGGCCCGATGCTGAATTTCTATGCCGCAATGCCTAATGGTCCTATCGTTATTGCGCAAGCGTTGGGACTGACTGGTATGGTCTTTTTAGGTCTGTCGGCTTACACCATTACTAGCAAGAAAGATTTCTCTTTCATGCGTAATTTCTTGTTTGCCGGCTTGATCATTGTGATTGTATCTTCACTGATCAATATCTTTGTAGGATCAAGCGTGGCTCATCTTGCCATCAGTAGCGCCTCTGCATTGCTATTCTCAGGTTTCATTTTGTTTGATACCAGCCGCATTGTACGTGGTGAAGAAACCAACTACATTTCAGCGACGATTTCTATGTATCTGAATATCTTGAACCTGTTCACAAGCTTACTGAGCATTCTCGGTATCATGAACGACGATTAA
- a CDS encoding class I SAM-dependent methyltransferase, producing MTPAIYLVKGRDKSLRRKHPWIFSRGISKVEGTPELGETVDVYSFEGKWLAKAAYSPHSQITARVWSFEQQPIDRDFFIKRIEQAQLLRNDIIERDGLTGYRLIAAESDGLPGITIDKYQNYLVCQLLSAGAEYQKQTLVEALVHCFPECHVYERSDVAVRKKEGLQERVGVLHGELPPKSVVIEENGVKISVDIVGGHKTGFYLDQRDSRFQSMKYVKDKDVLNCFSYTGGFGLYALKGEAKRVINADVSQPALDTAKLNAELNGFDISKKRAVFLNADVFKLLREYRDQGTRFDVVIMDPPKFAESKAQLDGACRGYKDINMLAMQILKPGGTLLTYSCSGLMDQVLFQKIIADAALDAGRDVKFVERFEQAADHPTDTAYPEGFYLKGFACKVL from the coding sequence ATGACTCCTGCAATTTATTTGGTCAAAGGTCGAGACAAATCTTTGCGTCGTAAACACCCATGGATTTTTTCTCGTGGCATCAGCAAAGTCGAAGGGACACCAGAATTAGGTGAAACCGTCGATGTTTATTCCTTTGAGGGTAAATGGTTAGCCAAAGCCGCCTACTCACCACATTCACAAATCACCGCACGTGTCTGGAGCTTTGAGCAACAGCCGATCGATCGTGATTTCTTCATTAAGCGTATTGAGCAGGCCCAACTGCTGCGTAACGATATTATTGAGCGTGATGGCTTAACAGGTTACCGCTTAATTGCCGCAGAATCAGACGGTTTACCCGGCATTACCATCGACAAGTATCAAAACTACCTAGTGTGCCAACTGTTAAGTGCGGGGGCGGAATATCAAAAGCAGACTTTAGTTGAAGCTCTTGTGCACTGTTTTCCTGAATGCCATGTTTATGAGCGTTCTGATGTGGCCGTGCGTAAAAAAGAAGGTTTGCAAGAACGCGTTGGTGTGTTGCATGGTGAACTGCCACCTAAATCGGTCGTTATTGAAGAAAATGGCGTCAAAATCAGCGTTGATATTGTCGGCGGTCACAAAACTGGTTTCTATCTGGATCAACGGGATAGCCGTTTCCAATCGATGAAATACGTCAAAGATAAAGACGTATTGAACTGTTTCTCTTACACCGGTGGTTTCGGTTTATACGCATTAAAAGGTGAAGCGAAACGCGTGATTAACGCGGATGTGTCACAACCGGCTTTGGATACGGCAAAACTCAACGCCGAACTCAACGGCTTTGATATCAGTAAGAAACGCGCCGTATTTTTGAATGCCGACGTCTTTAAGCTACTACGTGAGTACCGTGATCAAGGAACACGCTTTGATGTCGTCATCATGGATCCACCTAAGTTTGCCGAATCAAAAGCTCAGCTAGATGGCGCTTGTCGCGGCTATAAAGACATCAACATGCTGGCGATGCAAATCCTAAAACCTGGAGGCACACTGTTGACTTATTCTTGTTCCGGCTTGATGGATCAGGTGCTATTCCAGAAAATCATTGCCGATGCAGCGTTGGATGCCGGACGTGACGTTAAGTTTGTCGAGCGTTTCGAGCAAGCGGCGGATCATCCGACCGACACCGCTTATCCTGAAGGTTTCTACCTGAAAGGCTTCGCGTGTAAAGTGCTGTAG
- a CDS encoding methyl-accepting chemotaxis protein gives MKEIPFRWIDKYLIHLKIQEKFYLLFFFPIAALVSVTLVLDRAADLMLAQFYHQELVLLKDLIEAGSLSAQQVSSIIAKSDTISLGNGVNAMPIMDGTLSLIANHNMDLWHALNFNHWLVIGVTLLVLAAGVYYIMTFIGGAMYSLHKALETLSQGDLTYRMNYFPVRDEFSEIAITFDKVAEREQKLVHSIQESVALMQQISSDLNLSAQSSSGASENQQEHLNSLASATEQMASTIREVASLAHNASQQTEEAKRVANTGQTKVTQTLTSVGQLANEISSASHAVTELDSNAAQIDAVVSTINAISEQTNLLALNAAIEAARAGEQGRGFAVVADEVRALAGRTQRATVEIQSMIEALQRNSQSLTKLMEVTVASANQGHQFMTDVSGEINALAQKNQSISDSSVQIATAAEEQGVVADNIAASVEEISQKASGIHKTIQSTTHTIKQLRQQSDQLERLLTGLQA, from the coding sequence ATGAAAGAGATCCCTTTCCGCTGGATAGATAAGTACCTGATTCATCTTAAAATCCAAGAAAAATTTTATCTGTTGTTTTTCTTCCCTATCGCAGCCTTGGTGAGTGTGACGTTAGTCCTAGACCGTGCAGCCGATCTGATGCTTGCACAATTTTATCATCAAGAATTGGTGCTATTAAAAGATCTGATCGAAGCGGGTTCACTTTCAGCACAACAAGTCTCTTCAATAATAGCCAAATCTGACACCATTAGCTTAGGTAATGGTGTTAATGCTATGCCAATCATGGATGGAACTCTCAGTTTAATCGCCAACCACAATATGGATTTATGGCATGCGTTAAATTTCAATCATTGGTTGGTAATTGGTGTGACCCTGCTGGTACTGGCTGCCGGTGTTTACTACATCATGACGTTTATTGGTGGGGCTATGTATTCATTACATAAGGCTCTTGAAACCCTAAGCCAAGGTGACTTGACCTACCGCATGAACTACTTTCCAGTGCGTGACGAGTTCAGTGAAATCGCGATCACTTTCGATAAAGTGGCTGAACGTGAGCAGAAATTGGTTCACTCTATTCAAGAGTCGGTTGCGCTGATGCAGCAAATTAGCTCCGATCTCAATTTATCGGCACAAAGTAGTTCTGGCGCTTCAGAAAACCAACAAGAGCATCTTAACTCACTGGCGAGTGCCACGGAGCAAATGGCCTCAACCATCCGAGAAGTGGCGAGCCTAGCCCATAATGCAAGCCAACAAACCGAAGAAGCCAAACGCGTGGCCAACACTGGCCAAACAAAAGTGACCCAAACACTAACATCCGTCGGTCAGCTCGCGAATGAAATTAGCTCTGCTTCTCATGCTGTTACGGAGCTTGATAGCAATGCCGCACAAATTGATGCCGTTGTTTCTACGATAAATGCCATCTCCGAGCAAACCAATTTATTGGCGTTAAACGCCGCCATTGAAGCCGCTCGTGCCGGAGAACAAGGTCGTGGTTTTGCCGTAGTAGCAGATGAAGTTCGAGCTTTAGCAGGCAGAACACAGAGAGCCACGGTGGAAATTCAATCTATGATTGAAGCACTGCAACGTAATAGCCAGTCGCTCACTAAGCTTATGGAAGTCACTGTAGCCAGTGCCAATCAAGGGCATCAGTTCATGACCGATGTCAGTGGCGAAATTAATGCTCTTGCTCAGAAAAACCAGTCCATCTCTGACAGCAGTGTTCAAATTGCGACGGCGGCGGAAGAACAAGGTGTCGTGGCGGACAATATCGCCGCCAGCGTCGAAGAGATTAGCCAAAAAGCATCAGGAATCCATAAAACGATTCAATCCACGACCCACACCATCAAGCAATTACGTCAGCAAAGTGATCAGCTAGAACGTTTACTGACAGGGCTTCAAGCCTAA
- a CDS encoding amino acid ABC transporter ATP-binding protein, protein MTQQLNQDFMIQIKDMNKWYGEFHVLKNINLNVKKGEKIVICGPSGSGKSTMIRCINRLEEHQKGQIIVAGNELTEDLKNIELVRREVGMCFQHFNLFPHLTVLENCTLAPIWVKKMPKDKAEEIAMKFLTRVRIPEQADKYPGQLSGGQQQRVAIARSLCMNPQVMLFDEPTSALDPEMVREVLDVMVELAEEGMTMLCVTHEMGFAKEVADRVIFMDAGEIIEENNPKEFFENPQSDRTQNFLAQILHH, encoded by the coding sequence ATGACGCAACAACTCAATCAAGATTTTATGATTCAAATAAAAGATATGAATAAGTGGTATGGTGAATTCCACGTACTCAAAAACATCAATTTGAATGTCAAAAAAGGTGAAAAAATCGTTATTTGTGGCCCTTCTGGTTCAGGAAAATCGACGATGATTCGCTGTATTAACCGCCTCGAAGAACACCAAAAAGGCCAAATTATCGTGGCGGGAAATGAATTAACCGAAGATTTGAAAAATATTGAATTAGTACGCCGTGAAGTGGGGATGTGTTTTCAGCATTTCAACCTGTTTCCACATTTAACGGTTCTGGAAAACTGTACTCTCGCGCCGATTTGGGTCAAAAAAATGCCCAAAGACAAGGCAGAGGAAATCGCGATGAAATTCCTCACTCGCGTTCGCATTCCAGAGCAAGCGGATAAATACCCTGGGCAACTTTCTGGTGGTCAACAACAACGCGTGGCGATTGCTCGTTCACTCTGTATGAATCCACAGGTCATGCTATTTGATGAACCGACTTCCGCCCTCGATCCCGAAATGGTACGAGAAGTGTTAGACGTAATGGTTGAACTCGCCGAAGAAGGCATGACCATGCTGTGCGTAACCCATGAGATGGGTTTTGCTAAAGAAGTAGCCGATCGCGTCATTTTTATGGATGCTGGCGAAATTATCGAAGAGAACAATCCCAAGGAGTTCTTTGAAAATCCGCAATCAGATCGCACACAAAACTTCCTTGCGCAAATTCTACACCACTGA
- a CDS encoding ligand-binding sensor domain-containing diguanylate cyclase — MKGIRLLACYWLQVCSITMLLFTFSAYAVVEHISDYFVETWTSTDGLPHNSINSVAQTRDGYLWFATWEGVVRYNGINFQLFDRNPQTGMDDSGTRTLLAMENNGLLVAGARGSITQRLSYGWHSFRSAPSLVNGALMDADQNLWLAIEGLGVMIRPYLGKGEYGNDQWLLTGVSAYRLVKNQQNVVFVATDKGLYRFDERKPSVVDLPKGRYQRVNYVSIDSNQALVVATEHGVWVEDEEGFQSLFPPLEKESVTLAEQDRAGNWWIGTVNRGIARLKNQQLQFLEPNRGLPHSRVLSWYQDIEGSIWVGTNAGLMRLRDAPFININSDKGLIGDYVRTLLPLDDERVMVGTSRGLSIIEDGLAHSALMPHVGSRPSVLSLAHASNVNGGVWVGSVQRGLLLWQHGLLHPVLDENKGLPSNEVRAIVDDQKGNLWIGTPNGIVKRTSGGDLITYNKRNSPLPDDYIMGLSLDAQGQLWVGSAVGVAYFDTQGQIHPVDLTKMERAQYVFGFYMEPDYVWMATDRGIVRYRMSDRQLSLVGRAAGLPIDKFFQMLRDNEGHVWLSSNRGVWKLNYDQMLAVADGISNKVEFEHFDEGDGMATSQANGGTNPASATLPSGELFFATAKGVASIEVQRLQQLSELRLPVVIESVSFDSESINPETQHVAAAGTNRVSFNYVGLGFVMSERLQYRTKLEGFDQNWSYRGQTTLAEYTNLAPGNYQFFVSARYPYGEWNDATYVYRFTIEPHFWQRKEVIVLAGMLVLAFAVSVVMWRIRALKRRELYLVEQVALQTHKLRLQAEKFEKLSKEDELTGLANRRAFDLYLKQTFSRIDNPQQQVSIAVLDIDHFKQINDRYSHIIGDQAIIAVSQQLLEYVGDKRRVARWGGEEFTILFFGESKNAWHYFEHLRRNIEQMDLSSIASGLAVTVSVGFANANQAENYESALKLADHALLTAKKLGRNRVVKSEEWQMKSGLC, encoded by the coding sequence ATGAAAGGAATTAGGCTTTTGGCTTGCTACTGGCTGCAGGTGTGTTCTATCACCATGCTGCTGTTTACGTTTTCCGCTTACGCTGTAGTAGAACACATTTCAGACTATTTCGTGGAAACGTGGACCTCAACGGATGGTTTACCGCACAACAGCATCAACAGCGTGGCACAAACCCGTGATGGGTATTTGTGGTTTGCAACTTGGGAAGGGGTGGTTCGTTATAACGGTATCAATTTTCAGTTATTTGATCGTAACCCACAGACAGGCATGGATGACTCTGGCACGCGAACCTTATTGGCAATGGAAAATAATGGCTTACTTGTTGCGGGGGCGCGAGGAAGTATTACCCAAAGACTCAGCTATGGCTGGCACTCTTTCCGTTCTGCGCCCAGTTTGGTGAATGGCGCGTTAATGGATGCTGACCAAAATTTATGGTTGGCCATTGAAGGCTTAGGCGTGATGATCCGCCCCTATTTAGGTAAAGGCGAATATGGTAACGACCAATGGCTACTGACGGGCGTTAGCGCTTATCGTTTAGTGAAAAACCAGCAGAATGTTGTTTTTGTGGCAACAGATAAAGGGTTATATCGATTCGATGAGCGTAAACCTTCGGTGGTTGACCTTCCGAAAGGACGTTACCAACGAGTTAACTATGTGTCGATCGACTCGAATCAAGCACTGGTCGTGGCTACGGAGCACGGTGTATGGGTTGAGGACGAAGAAGGTTTCCAATCGCTGTTTCCGCCGCTCGAAAAGGAGTCTGTCACTTTGGCTGAGCAAGATCGCGCAGGAAACTGGTGGATAGGCACCGTGAATCGAGGTATCGCTCGCCTTAAAAATCAGCAACTGCAATTTTTAGAGCCTAATCGGGGATTGCCCCACAGCCGAGTATTGTCTTGGTATCAGGACATTGAAGGCAGTATTTGGGTGGGGACAAATGCGGGGCTGATGCGTCTGCGTGATGCGCCATTCATTAACATCAATAGTGACAAAGGCTTGATCGGTGACTACGTGCGAACCTTACTGCCTCTTGATGATGAGCGCGTGATGGTTGGTACCAGTCGAGGATTGAGTATCATTGAAGATGGTCTGGCACACAGTGCACTAATGCCCCATGTGGGCTCTCGGCCGTCTGTTTTGAGCCTTGCTCATGCCAGTAATGTGAACGGTGGAGTATGGGTTGGAAGTGTGCAACGAGGTTTGCTACTTTGGCAGCATGGACTACTCCATCCGGTATTGGATGAAAACAAAGGTCTTCCGAGTAATGAAGTCAGAGCCATTGTGGATGATCAAAAGGGTAACTTATGGATCGGTACTCCTAATGGCATCGTAAAGCGCACCTCGGGAGGCGATTTAATTACCTATAATAAGCGGAATTCTCCCCTTCCTGATGATTACATCATGGGATTAAGTCTCGATGCACAAGGTCAGCTTTGGGTAGGAAGTGCGGTTGGCGTGGCTTATTTCGATACTCAAGGGCAAATTCATCCCGTCGATTTAACCAAGATGGAACGCGCTCAGTACGTTTTTGGGTTTTATATGGAACCAGATTATGTCTGGATGGCAACGGATCGAGGTATTGTTCGTTACCGGATGAGTGACAGACAACTCTCCCTGGTGGGGCGTGCGGCGGGCTTACCGATTGATAAGTTCTTCCAAATGCTGCGAGATAATGAAGGGCATGTTTGGCTATCAAGTAATCGTGGGGTGTGGAAACTCAATTACGATCAAATGTTGGCCGTTGCCGATGGCATCAGTAACAAGGTTGAGTTTGAGCATTTTGATGAAGGCGATGGCATGGCAACCAGTCAAGCCAATGGTGGAACCAATCCAGCCTCCGCCACATTACCCAGTGGTGAACTCTTTTTTGCCACCGCAAAAGGAGTCGCCAGTATTGAGGTTCAGCGCTTACAACAATTGAGTGAGCTGCGTTTGCCAGTGGTGATTGAGTCCGTCAGTTTTGACAGTGAAAGCATTAATCCAGAGACACAACATGTCGCGGCAGCGGGGACTAACCGAGTCAGCTTCAACTATGTTGGATTGGGTTTTGTGATGTCGGAACGTTTGCAATATCGAACGAAGCTAGAGGGCTTTGACCAAAATTGGTCGTATCGAGGGCAAACGACGTTAGCGGAATACACCAATTTGGCCCCCGGTAATTACCAGTTTTTTGTGAGTGCTCGGTACCCATATGGTGAATGGAACGATGCCACTTACGTTTACCGTTTTACGATTGAACCGCATTTCTGGCAGCGGAAAGAGGTGATCGTGTTGGCGGGAATGCTTGTCTTGGCTTTTGCTGTTTCAGTGGTGATGTGGCGAATTCGAGCGCTTAAACGTCGTGAATTATATCTGGTGGAGCAGGTCGCTCTGCAGACTCACAAACTGCGTTTACAGGCCGAGAAATTCGAAAAACTGTCTAAAGAAGATGAACTTACGGGGTTGGCGAATCGTCGCGCATTTGATCTGTATCTCAAGCAGACTTTCTCACGAATCGATAACCCGCAGCAACAGGTGAGTATCGCCGTACTCGATATTGATCACTTTAAACAAATTAATGATCGTTATTCACACATTATTGGCGATCAGGCGATTATCGCGGTATCTCAACAGTTACTGGAATATGTGGGGGATAAAAGACGAGTGGCACGTTGGGGTGGGGAAGAGTTCACCATTCTCTTTTTCGGTGAGTCTAAAAATGCTTGGCATTATTTCGAGCATTTGCGGCGTAATATTGAGCAGATGGATCTTTCAAGCATAGCATCAGGATTGGCAGTCACGGTGAGTGTGGGCTTTGCTAACGCCAACCAAGCAGAGAATTATGAATCGGCCTTGAAATTAGCGGATCATGCGCTGCTGACAGCGAAAAAGCTGGGACGTAATCGTGTGGTGAAAAGCGAAGAGTGGCAAATGAAAAGCGGTCTCTGTTGA
- a CDS encoding amino acid ABC transporter permease — protein MKTHQFQPSLPPPGNTTGFIGWLRKNLFNSPFNSVATLVLGYFALQGIWHIFDWAIINANWSGSTRNDCTLDGACWVFISVRWEQFMYGFYPAAELWRPRLFFFTLALFVALLAYEKTPKRTWVWLVFVNIYPFFAAILLYGGLFGLEVVETHKWGGLLVTLIIALVGIIASLPIGVALALGRRSDMPIIRSLCTVYIEVWRGVPLITVLFMASVMLPLFLSQGSEIDKLLRALIGVVMFSAAYMAEVIRGGLQAIPKGQYEAADALGLSYWKKMGLIILPQALKITIPSIVNTFIGLFKDTSLVLIIGMFDVLGIGQSANTDPNWLGFATESYVFVALVFWVFCFGMSRYSIWLEGKLHTGHKR, from the coding sequence ATGAAGACACATCAATTTCAACCTAGCCTACCACCACCAGGAAATACCACTGGCTTTATCGGTTGGCTACGTAAAAACTTATTTAATAGTCCGTTCAATAGCGTAGCCACGCTCGTGCTAGGTTATTTCGCACTCCAAGGTATTTGGCATATTTTTGATTGGGCAATCATCAATGCTAACTGGAGTGGCAGTACACGTAATGACTGTACTCTCGATGGCGCATGTTGGGTATTCATCAGCGTCCGCTGGGAGCAGTTCATGTATGGCTTCTACCCTGCGGCTGAGTTGTGGAGACCAAGGCTATTCTTCTTTACGCTCGCACTTTTCGTCGCACTGCTTGCGTATGAGAAAACACCCAAAAGAACGTGGGTATGGTTGGTTTTTGTCAATATCTACCCTTTCTTCGCCGCGATCCTGCTTTATGGTGGACTATTCGGGCTTGAGGTGGTCGAAACCCACAAATGGGGTGGATTACTAGTCACACTCATCATTGCTTTGGTCGGTATTATTGCTTCTTTACCGATTGGCGTTGCCCTCGCATTGGGACGACGCTCCGATATGCCGATTATTCGCAGTTTGTGCACTGTCTATATTGAAGTATGGCGAGGCGTACCGCTGATTACGGTTCTCTTTATGGCATCAGTGATGCTGCCACTGTTTTTATCTCAAGGCAGCGAAATTGACAAATTGCTACGCGCTTTGATCGGCGTGGTCATGTTCAGTGCCGCTTACATGGCCGAGGTGATTCGTGGTGGCTTACAGGCCATCCCCAAAGGGCAATATGAAGCAGCTGACGCATTGGGTTTGAGTTATTGGAAAAAAATGGGGCTGATTATTTTGCCTCAGGCTTTAAAGATCACTATTCCATCGATTGTAAATACCTTTATTGGTCTGTTCAAAGACACCAGCTTAGTGCTGATCATCGGTATGTTTGATGTGCTCGGCATCGGTCAATCAGCGAATACCGACCCTAACTGGCTCGGATTTGCTACAGAAAGTTATGTTTTTGTCGCGTTAGTGTTCTGGGTTTTCTGCTTCGGCATGTCGAGATATTCGATATGGCTTGAAGGCAAACTCCATACCGGTCACAAACGATAA
- a CDS encoding peroxiredoxin, which produces MIQIGQTLPDAQLSQRTNEGTLTHSVKTLFANKKVVLFAVPGAFTPTCSEAHLPGYVVFADKFKEKGIDAIACVSVNDAFVMKAWGEAQNASEILMLADGDASFTKALGLEMDTGNFGGVRSQRYAMVIENNVVTLLNVEPPKTFELSKAETVLASL; this is translated from the coding sequence ATGATTCAAATTGGACAAACGTTACCTGATGCACAACTAAGCCAACGCACCAACGAAGGCACATTAACGCATTCCGTAAAAACATTATTCGCGAACAAAAAAGTCGTACTCTTTGCCGTTCCCGGTGCTTTTACTCCAACGTGTTCAGAAGCGCACTTACCTGGTTATGTGGTCTTCGCTGACAAATTCAAAGAGAAAGGTATCGATGCGATTGCTTGTGTTTCGGTTAACGATGCTTTTGTAATGAAAGCATGGGGTGAAGCCCAAAACGCGAGTGAGATTCTTATGCTTGCCGATGGTGATGCCAGTTTTACCAAAGCTCTGGGTTTAGAAATGGATACTGGCAATTTTGGCGGTGTTCGCTCTCAACGTTACGCGATGGTTATCGAAAATAATGTGGTGACGCTGCTCAATGTTGAACCACCTAAAACCTTTGAATTGAGCAAAGCGGAAACGGTACTCGCGAGCCTATAA
- the yccX gene encoding acylphosphatase — protein MVTKCDKFIVSGHVQGVGFRYHTSHQGLKLGLTGYAKNLNSGDVEVVACGLPEKLEQFYVWLHEGPKTASVEQVTRTDCLPEKEYTGFEIL, from the coding sequence ATGGTAACAAAATGCGACAAATTCATCGTATCGGGTCATGTTCAAGGTGTGGGATTTCGTTACCACACATCCCATCAAGGGTTGAAATTAGGTTTGACAGGGTACGCAAAAAATTTGAATTCAGGCGATGTTGAAGTGGTGGCTTGCGGTTTACCAGAAAAATTGGAGCAATTTTATGTGTGGTTACACGAAGGCCCTAAAACGGCCAGTGTAGAGCAAGTCACTCGCACAGATTGTCTGCCAGAAAAAGAGTATACAGGGTTTGAAATTCTGTAG